In Antedon mediterranea chromosome 10, ecAntMedi1.1, whole genome shotgun sequence, one genomic interval encodes:
- the LOC140059812 gene encoding UPF0696 protein C11orf68-like isoform X2, which translates to MATAGRTHQTFGSDERIFDPECNEETIDDFLFINKPSQLCISDGITWIRVLGPGYQDAQTNYDVDHLAASLQKLTTAQQSQATLNQEETSEDDEIAITQDEINSLDEELTSGKWMIFPKRDYVDHIWGKIAEATVSGKLGEGATMAKVAPVGDNEESSYIAVYTPDYRNKAQVYEVERKLRDIGIKGTMKYKPDINTKTGVYRHNNYKMRPSIYVTYDKSDSKGKSGVKSKTTSL; encoded by the exons ATGGCAACGGCAGGGAGGACTCACCAAACATTTGGTTCAGATGAACGTATTTTTGACCCAGAATGCAACGAGGAAACAATTGATGATTTTCTGTTCATAAACAAGCCTTCTCAGCTCTGTATTAG tgaTGGCATAACATGGATTCGAGTACTTGGACCTGGGTATCAGGATGCTCAAACCAACTATGACGTCGATCATCTTGCTGCATCGCTTCAAAAACTGACCACTGCACAACAATCGCAAGCTACGCTAAATCAAGAAGAAACCAGCGAAGATGACGAAATCGCAATAACTCAAGATGAAATTAATTCACTTGACGAAGAATTGACGTCAGGAAAATGGATGATTTTTCCAAAACGAGACTACGTTGACCACATTTGGGGAAAGATAGCAGAGGCAACCGTATCTGGAAAGCTAGGTGAAGGTGCAACTATGGCTAAAGTGGCCCCCGTCGGAGATAATGAAGAGAGCTCTTACATCGCGGTGTACACACCAGACTATCGCAACAAAGCCCAGGTATATGAAGTGGAGAGGAAACTGCGGGATATTGGCATTAAAGGCACCATGAAGTATAAGCCTGATATCAATACAAAAACTGGAGTTTACCGCCACAACAATTACAAGATGAGACCTAGTATATATGTCACATATGATAAGTCAGATTCCAAAGGCAAGTCTGGTGTCAAAAGCAAGACAACATCATTATAG